The Bubalus bubalis isolate 160015118507 breed Murrah chromosome 1, NDDB_SH_1, whole genome shotgun sequence genome includes a region encoding these proteins:
- the PTX3 gene encoding pentraxin-related protein PTX3, producing MHISVILFCALWSAVSAENSDDYELMYVNLDNEIDNGLHPTEDPTPCDCSRENSEWDKLFIMLENSQMREGMMLQATDAMLRDELQKLRAELGRLAGSLQKLCAPEAPAEARLTQALDELLQASRNAGRRLARLEEAAALRPQEEAGRALGAVLEELRRTRADLRAVQGWAASRWLPAGCETAILFPMRSKKIFASVHPATPMKLETFSACIWVKATEVLNKTVLFSYGTKRNPYEIQLYLSYRSIMLVVGGEENRLVADAVISLGTWTHLCSTWNSKKGHMALWVNGDLVGSAVDMATGHVVPEGGILQIGQEKNGCCVGGGFDETLAFSGRLTGFNIWDGVLSKEEIREAGGAESCHIRGNVVGWGVTEIQPHGGAQYVS from the exons ATGCATAtctctgtgattctgttttgtGCGCTCTGGTCTGCAGTGTCGGCGGAGAACTCGGATGATTATGAGCTCATGTATGTGAATTTGGACAACGAAATAGACAATGGACTCCATCCCACTGAGGACC CCACGCCGTGCGACTGCAGTCGTGAGAACTCCGAGTGGGACAAGCTCTTCATCATGCTGGAGAACTCGCAGATGCGGGAGGGCATGATGCTGCAGGCCACCGACGCCATGCTCCGGGACGAGCTGCAGAAGCTGCGGGCCGAGCTGGGCCGGCTGGCGGGAAGCCTGCAGAAGCTGTGCGCGCCGGAGGCCCCCGCCGAGGCCAGGCTGACCCAGGCGCTGGACGAGCTGCTGCAGGCGAGCCGCAATGCTGGCCGCCGGTTGGCGCGCCTGGAAGAGGCTGCGGCGCTGCGACCGCAGGAGGAGGCGGGGCGGGCCCTGGGCGCGGTGCTGGAGGAGCTGCGGCGGACGAGGGCCGATCTCCGAGCTGTGCAGGGCTGGGCAGCCAGCCGCTGGCTGCCGGCAG GTTGTGAAACAGCCATTTTATTCCCCATGCGTTCCAAGAAGATTTTTGCAAGCGTGCATCCGGCGACACCAATGAAACTCGAGACTTTCAGCGCCTGCATTTGGGTCAAAGCCACAGAAGTATTAAACAAAACAGTCCTGTTTTCTTATGGCACAAAGAGGAATCCATATGAGATCCAGCTGTACCTCAGCTATCGGTCCATAATGCTTGTGGTGGGTGGAGAGGAAAACAGACTGGTCGCTGATGCTGTGATTTCCCTAGGAACGTGGACCCATCTGTGCAGCACCTGGAATTCAAAGAAAGGGCACATGGCCTTGTGGGTAAATGGTGACTTGGTGGGCTCTGCTGTTGATATGGCCACAGGTCACGTTGTTCCTGAGGGGGGAATCCTGCAGATTGGGCAAGAAAAGAACGGCTGCTGCGTGGGTGGTGGCTTTGATGAAACATTAGCCTTCTCTGGCAGACTCACAGGCTTCAATATCTGGGATGGTGTTCTCAGTAAGGAAGAGATAAGAGAGGCCGGAGGAGCAGAGTCCTGTCACATCCGGGGCAATGTGGTTGGGTGGGGAGTCACAGAGATTCAGCCCCATGGAGGAGCACAGTATGTTTCTTAA